In one window of Halomarina pelagica DNA:
- a CDS encoding metallophosphoesterase encodes MTDRRDDGTTDYYFVSDLHIGGDEQLQQCDFEEEFTEFLRGLEGRDDAELIVLGDLFGLWEFTEVEGLAKFDRLVENHPWLFEQLRETGEDVRITVIPGNHDYELACYPEYVERLREYNVELEQEVHVTREVAGRTIWIEHGMQHDPNNRMPDFGNPHANPVGYFVVRRIVAQAGRLSGRSRYNWPRDIQSVAPMEEIPRWVLSNYFYREMSPYLRFVVAPLLLLFNLTALYLVGAVLEAVGVLPTRIFEPSLLARDLGVAGVFLELLVAVNAVLLVVLAVVSVPLLLFDRDVRKTVRRFGLLTTGLQVGQGDEPFLAAARRVFAEHPDAAAFVYGHTHRASLLRWDDRVVVNTGTWLKRLIRVPARLGRLPSVYRPSFRLNYFRIAEADGDVVVEYERIEKEPTERLSWLQRLVAKRAPAEEPIPERTVLPGRPVASEQRHGDHRGEYREG; translated from the coding sequence GTGACCGACCGCCGCGACGACGGGACGACGGACTACTACTTCGTGAGCGACCTCCACATCGGCGGCGACGAGCAGCTCCAGCAGTGCGACTTCGAGGAGGAGTTCACCGAGTTCCTGCGCGGACTGGAGGGACGCGACGACGCCGAGCTGATCGTTCTGGGTGACCTGTTCGGGCTCTGGGAGTTCACGGAGGTCGAGGGGCTCGCGAAGTTCGACCGCCTCGTCGAGAACCACCCGTGGCTGTTCGAGCAGTTGCGCGAGACCGGCGAGGACGTCCGGATCACGGTCATCCCCGGGAACCACGACTACGAACTGGCGTGTTACCCCGAGTACGTGGAGCGCCTGCGCGAGTACAACGTCGAACTCGAACAGGAGGTACACGTCACGCGCGAGGTCGCGGGCCGGACGATCTGGATCGAGCACGGCATGCAGCACGACCCGAACAACCGGATGCCGGACTTCGGTAACCCCCACGCGAACCCCGTCGGCTACTTCGTGGTGCGGAGGATCGTCGCGCAGGCGGGCCGGCTCTCGGGGCGGAGCCGGTACAACTGGCCCCGGGACATCCAGTCGGTCGCCCCGATGGAGGAGATCCCGCGGTGGGTCCTCTCGAACTACTTCTACCGGGAGATGAGCCCGTACCTCCGGTTCGTCGTCGCGCCGCTGCTCCTCCTGTTCAACCTGACCGCCCTCTACCTGGTCGGCGCGGTCCTGGAGGCGGTCGGCGTGCTCCCGACGCGGATCTTCGAGCCGTCGCTTCTGGCCCGCGACCTCGGCGTCGCGGGCGTCTTCCTCGAACTCCTCGTCGCGGTCAACGCCGTCCTCCTCGTCGTCCTCGCGGTCGTCTCGGTCCCGCTGCTGCTGTTCGACCGCGACGTGCGGAAGACCGTCCGCCGGTTCGGCCTGCTGACGACCGGCCTCCAGGTCGGGCAGGGCGACGAACCGTTCCTGGCGGCCGCGCGCCGGGTCTTCGCCGAGCACCCCGACGCGGCGGCGTTCGTCTACGGCCACACCCACCGCGCGTCGCTGCTCCGCTGGGACGACCGGGTGGTCGTCAACACCGGCACGTGGCTGAAGCGACTGATCCGCGTCCCGGCGCGGCTCGGCCGGCTCCCGTCGGTCTACCGCCCGTCGTTCCGGCTCAACTACTTCCGCATCGCGGAGGCCGACGGCGACGTCGTCGTCGAGTACGAGCGCATCGAGAAGGAGCCGACCGAGCGCCTGTCGTGGCTCCAGCGGCTCGTCGCGAAGCGAGCGCCGGCGGAGGAGCCGATCCCCGAGCGGACGGTGCTCCCGGGGCGGCCCGTCGCCTCAGAACAGCGCCACGGCGACCATCGCGGCGAGTATCGAGAGGGCTAA
- a CDS encoding universal stress protein → MTERILVPMDGSPLSVRALELALAERGDVTVLHVIDPTEPGYSYYGEDVDLREEPRHGSEAWYERADAYERELFETAREVAADHDSGIETASVVGRPSREIVDYAVANGVDHVVMGSHGRDLDTHVALGSVTEAVAFRAPVRVTLVR, encoded by the coding sequence ATGACCGAGCGGATACTCGTGCCGATGGACGGATCGCCCCTGTCGGTGCGGGCGCTGGAACTCGCGCTGGCGGAGCGCGGGGACGTCACCGTCCTGCACGTCATCGACCCGACCGAACCGGGGTACAGCTACTACGGCGAGGACGTCGACCTCCGCGAGGAGCCGCGCCACGGCTCCGAGGCGTGGTACGAGCGCGCCGACGCGTACGAGCGCGAGCTGTTCGAGACCGCGCGCGAGGTCGCGGCGGACCACGATAGCGGGATCGAGACGGCGAGCGTCGTCGGTCGGCCGTCGCGCGAGATCGTCGACTACGCCGTTGCCAACGGCGTCGATCACGTCGTCATGGGGAGCCACGGGCGCGACCTCGACACGCACGTCGCGCTCGGGAGCGTGACCGAGGCCGTCGCGTTCCGCGCGCCGGTGCGCGTCACGCTGGTCCGGTGA
- a CDS encoding electron transfer flavoprotein subunit alpha/FixB family protein encodes MANLDPGEYDIQELGPAIKDVEDVVELKAILDAEREGQNRPAAVALIESRVEKYEGDEEADAGDLDLAEMSAADVGNALQSIDDVETLEGLLEEEQDGQDRDSVKRLVQRRIDSIAGSEEDEEAEEAVEQTPEEKYPELDHPTADKRHVRALEGGVYRDTWVYCETQAGALVDVSREMLGKARELMDGYNETYLADGSDAESERVVAVLIGDGVSEHAEECVALGADVVVHYEDERLARFQHKPYAEIFCDMARGAGHPHGREDRPAEEWRDYDEPRYVLFPATNNGRDLSAQVQAELDSGLASDCSGLYIEDTVISNPAKTGVAGEKKEFEAVLHMKRPDFSGFEYSTILCLDNPNREFHPQGASVIPGSFDVPEPDPEREGEIVAHDLPLDEDWLRVRVTDHDRLEEGVDLTGHEVIVAVGRGIGDDPTRGIELAVDLADAFEDAGVGVSRGIVTGSYDFDGHVEQYTREERQIGETGQVVAPKLYVAAGISGAVQHKVGMDESETIVAINTDPDARIREFSDYFIEGDLFEVLPRLTEAVESGRLDVAAAADGGGRDD; translated from the coding sequence GTGGCGAACCTCGACCCCGGCGAGTACGACATCCAGGAACTCGGGCCGGCGATCAAGGACGTGGAGGACGTGGTCGAACTGAAGGCCATCCTCGACGCGGAGCGGGAGGGGCAGAACCGCCCCGCGGCCGTCGCGCTCATCGAGAGCCGCGTCGAGAAGTACGAGGGGGACGAGGAGGCCGACGCGGGCGACCTCGACCTCGCGGAGATGAGCGCCGCCGACGTGGGCAACGCGCTCCAGTCCATCGACGACGTGGAGACCCTCGAGGGGTTGCTCGAGGAGGAGCAGGACGGACAGGACCGCGACAGCGTGAAGCGACTCGTCCAGCGCCGCATCGACTCGATCGCGGGAAGCGAGGAGGACGAGGAGGCCGAGGAGGCCGTCGAGCAGACGCCCGAGGAGAAGTACCCGGAACTCGACCACCCCACGGCCGACAAGCGGCACGTCCGGGCGCTCGAAGGCGGCGTCTACCGCGACACGTGGGTCTACTGCGAGACGCAGGCGGGCGCGCTCGTCGACGTCTCCCGCGAGATGCTCGGGAAGGCGCGGGAGCTGATGGACGGCTACAACGAGACGTACCTCGCGGACGGGTCCGACGCCGAGTCCGAGCGGGTCGTCGCGGTGCTCATCGGCGACGGCGTGAGCGAGCACGCCGAGGAGTGCGTCGCGCTCGGAGCGGACGTGGTCGTCCACTACGAGGACGAGCGGCTGGCCCGGTTCCAGCACAAGCCGTACGCGGAGATCTTCTGCGACATGGCGCGGGGGGCGGGCCACCCCCACGGGCGCGAGGACCGCCCGGCGGAGGAGTGGCGCGACTACGACGAACCGCGCTACGTCCTGTTCCCGGCGACGAACAACGGGCGCGACCTCTCGGCGCAGGTGCAGGCCGAACTCGACTCCGGGCTGGCGAGCGACTGCTCGGGGCTGTACATCGAGGACACCGTCATCTCGAACCCCGCGAAGACCGGCGTGGCGGGCGAGAAGAAGGAGTTCGAGGCCGTCCTCCACATGAAGCGCCCCGACTTCTCCGGGTTCGAGTACTCGACGATCCTCTGTCTGGACAACCCCAACCGGGAGTTCCACCCGCAGGGTGCCTCGGTGATCCCGGGGAGCTTCGACGTACCGGAGCCGGACCCCGAGCGCGAGGGCGAGATCGTGGCCCACGACCTCCCCCTCGACGAGGACTGGCTCCGCGTCCGGGTGACCGACCACGACCGACTGGAGGAGGGGGTCGACCTCACCGGCCACGAGGTCATCGTCGCCGTGGGGAGAGGGATCGGGGACGACCCGACCCGCGGCATCGAACTCGCGGTCGACCTCGCGGACGCGTTCGAGGACGCGGGGGTCGGCGTCTCGCGCGGTATCGTCACCGGCTCCTACGACTTCGACGGGCACGTCGAGCAGTACACCCGCGAGGAGCGACAGATCGGCGAGACCGGCCAGGTGGTCGCGCCGAAGCTGTACGTCGCGGCGGGCATCTCGGGGGCGGTCCAGCACAAGGTCGGGATGGACGAGTCGGAGACGATCGTCGCGATCAACACCGACCCGGACGCCCGCATCCGGGAGTTCTCGGACTACTTCATCGAGGGCGACCTGTTCGAGGTGCTCCCGCGGCTGACCGAGGCGGTCGAGTCCGGGCGACTGGACGTCGCGGCCGCGGCCGACGGGGGTGGTCGCGATGACTGA
- a CDS encoding GNAT family N-acetyltransferase — MRFTDELEFGHNDRRDVFEYIEHHGVVDYDEAREALNMDPTAFGHHVTILKRDGLIERLDGSLRVNLDGGEEEEFSEDGVEYVIRQARETDLTGLVGAIRSVSEERTYIEAESIAEIVDHEHVLLWHDSIESRIFFVATVNDDVVGWVHLNAPEIEKLSHTAELTVGVLDEYRGHGIGSHLLERGLEWAKEHGYEKVYNSVPSTNEAAIEFLDSRGWETEAVRAKHYRIEGEYVDEVMMAVWP, encoded by the coding sequence ATGAGGTTCACTGACGAACTCGAGTTCGGCCACAACGACCGGCGGGACGTCTTCGAGTACATCGAGCACCACGGCGTGGTAGACTACGACGAGGCCCGCGAGGCGCTCAACATGGACCCGACGGCGTTCGGCCACCACGTCACGATCCTGAAGCGCGACGGGCTGATAGAGCGACTCGACGGTTCCCTCCGGGTGAACCTCGACGGCGGCGAGGAGGAGGAGTTCTCCGAGGACGGCGTCGAGTACGTCATCCGACAGGCCCGCGAGACGGACCTCACGGGCCTCGTCGGGGCGATCCGGTCGGTCAGCGAGGAACGGACGTACATCGAGGCCGAGAGCATCGCGGAGATCGTCGACCACGAGCACGTGTTGCTGTGGCACGACAGCATCGAGTCCCGCATCTTCTTCGTCGCCACGGTGAACGACGACGTCGTCGGCTGGGTCCACCTCAACGCGCCGGAGATCGAGAAGCTCAGCCACACGGCGGAACTCACCGTCGGCGTCCTCGACGAGTACCGCGGTCACGGCATCGGGAGCCACCTGCTCGAACGCGGCCTGGAGTGGGCGAAGGAGCACGGCTACGAGAAGGTCTACAACAGCGTCCCCTCGACGAACGAGGCGGCGATCGAGTTCCTCGACTCCCGCGGGTGGGAGACCGAGGCCGTCCGCGCGAAGCACTACAGGATCGAGGGCGAGTACGTAGACGAGGTGATGATGGCCGTCTGGCCGTGA
- a CDS encoding DUF456 domain-containing protein — protein sequence MSEAVLLAAFALLVLGVVGTVVPLLPGALLSLAGVYLYWWGTGYADPGPAVLAALTLVGVFAVAVDYFGGAIAARSGGASWWTTALAATAGVLLLLVSGPLGLLVGCAGTVFLLEYGRHRNPREGAKTALYATVGVLASAVVQALLALSILAAMVAVALF from the coding sequence GTGAGCGAGGCGGTCCTGCTCGCCGCGTTCGCGCTGCTCGTCCTCGGGGTCGTCGGGACGGTCGTCCCCCTCCTCCCCGGCGCGCTCCTCTCGCTCGCGGGGGTGTACCTCTACTGGTGGGGGACGGGCTACGCCGACCCCGGTCCGGCGGTGCTCGCGGCGCTCACGCTCGTCGGCGTCTTCGCGGTCGCCGTGGACTACTTCGGCGGGGCCATCGCCGCGCGATCCGGCGGCGCGTCGTGGTGGACGACCGCCCTCGCGGCGACCGCGGGCGTCCTCCTCCTGCTCGTCTCGGGGCCGCTGGGGCTGCTCGTCGGATGCGCCGGGACCGTCTTCCTGCTGGAGTACGGCCGCCACCGGAACCCCCGCGAGGGCGCGAAGACGGCGCTCTACGCGACCGTCGGCGTGCTGGCGTCGGCGGTCGTCCAGGCGCTGTTAGCCCTCTCGATACTCGCCGCGATGGTCGCCGTGGCGCTGTTCTGA
- a CDS encoding FAD-dependent monooxygenase, whose protein sequence is MTDDYEHYEAVVVGAGPGGAAAAAKLADAGVETLVLERGVEAGSKNVSGGLIYAERSAPYTVDEIFPDFREAAAERPVTEYYLHNVSGRKVKTFDLTSLHEHDTEWCDAVLRRPMDSWLADRVHERTRETGGGLLTDVRVNGLLREDGKVVGVTCDEIEPITADFVVAADGVNSELARDAGLMDWEDPSEWFQGVKAVAEMPAEVIAERFDVREDEGVAHLFSGSLFDDVRGGGFLYTNAESLSIGTVFHLDSLVEERAEPHELLDNLLTHPLLARWLGDDYRELEYSAKLVPDSKKVAHPAPHRDRLVLVGDAGGQMQAQGPIIKGMNHAVTAGALAAEAFAEAKLRGRPETAGARYEEKLHDTGLMDKLRPRRYRAASALGERDAVTDTLDTVLRSPVGRLGLRAARGRLERLYSSPFMAMTVPDTRTPYVTLPTVIAEELGEEITDENEVEPPSLADRIGDLTYDTDVGNPHIRVLDNSWAASGAAVTACPVSALDFGGGCYREETIETNGSEERVVSLDTQPCVECGTCAVVADTEWEHPRGGKGVEFKQG, encoded by the coding sequence ATGACTGACGACTACGAGCACTACGAGGCGGTCGTGGTCGGTGCCGGTCCGGGCGGTGCCGCGGCCGCGGCGAAGCTGGCGGACGCGGGCGTCGAGACGCTCGTGCTGGAGCGCGGCGTCGAGGCGGGGTCGAAGAACGTCTCAGGCGGGCTCATCTACGCCGAGCGGTCCGCGCCGTACACCGTCGACGAGATCTTCCCCGACTTCCGGGAGGCGGCCGCGGAGCGCCCCGTCACGGAGTACTACCTCCACAACGTCTCGGGGCGCAAGGTCAAGACCTTCGATCTCACGTCGCTCCACGAGCACGACACGGAGTGGTGCGACGCGGTGCTCCGGCGGCCCATGGACTCGTGGCTGGCCGACCGCGTCCACGAGCGGACCCGCGAGACGGGCGGCGGCCTGCTGACGGACGTGCGGGTCAACGGCCTGCTCCGCGAGGACGGGAAGGTCGTCGGCGTGACCTGCGACGAGATCGAGCCGATCACGGCCGACTTCGTCGTCGCCGCGGACGGCGTGAACAGCGAACTCGCGCGCGACGCCGGCCTGATGGACTGGGAGGACCCCTCGGAGTGGTTCCAGGGCGTGAAGGCCGTCGCGGAGATGCCCGCGGAGGTCATCGCAGAGCGGTTCGACGTGCGCGAGGACGAGGGCGTCGCCCACCTCTTCTCGGGCAGCCTCTTCGACGACGTGCGCGGCGGCGGGTTCCTCTACACGAACGCCGAGTCGCTGTCGATCGGGACGGTGTTCCACCTCGACAGCCTCGTAGAGGAGCGCGCGGAGCCCCACGAACTGCTCGACAACCTGCTCACCCACCCGCTGCTCGCCCGGTGGCTGGGTGACGACTACCGCGAACTGGAGTACTCGGCGAAGCTCGTGCCCGACTCGAAGAAGGTCGCGCACCCGGCACCGCACCGCGATCGGCTCGTGCTGGTCGGCGACGCCGGCGGGCAGATGCAGGCCCAGGGACCGATCATCAAGGGCATGAACCACGCCGTGACCGCGGGCGCGCTGGCCGCGGAGGCGTTCGCCGAGGCCAAGCTCCGCGGTCGGCCGGAGACGGCGGGCGCGCGGTACGAGGAGAAGCTCCACGACACGGGGCTGATGGACAAGCTCAGGCCGCGGCGCTACCGGGCGGCGAGCGCGCTCGGCGAGCGCGACGCGGTGACCGACACGCTGGACACCGTCCTGCGGTCGCCGGTCGGTCGCCTCGGGTTGCGCGCCGCGCGGGGGCGGCTCGAACGCCTGTACAGCTCGCCGTTCATGGCGATGACCGTCCCCGACACGCGGACGCCCTACGTGACGCTGCCGACCGTGATCGCGGAGGAACTCGGCGAGGAGATCACCGACGAGAACGAGGTCGAGCCGCCGAGCCTGGCCGACCGCATCGGCGACCTCACCTACGACACGGACGTGGGTAACCCGCACATCCGCGTTCTCGACAACTCCTGGGCGGCGAGCGGCGCGGCCGTCACGGCGTGTCCGGTCAGCGCGCTCGACTTCGGCGGCGGCTGCTACCGCGAGGAGACGATCGAGACGAACGGGAGCGAGGAGCGGGTCGTCAGCCTCGACACCCAGCCCTGCGTCGAGTGCGGCACCTGCGCCGTCGTCGCCGACACCGAGTGGGAGCATCCGCGCGGCGGGAAGGGCGTCGAGTTCAAGCAGGGATGA